GCCATTTGGCATCAGCAATCGTCAGGCGAATACAACCATGTGAATTGGCGACTTTACCAAGTTGCTGGGCTTCTTTAACGATGTATTGATCGTTAGCATCGACTGGGACTGAGTGAAATAGGTAAATCCCATGATCCTTGAATGAGACCCAGTAATTGGCGCCTTCACCCGATTGCGTGTTAAAAAAGTGTTGTCCTCGTTCGGCTTGGATTTCAAAGTGTCCTTTGGGGGTATCAGAGCCATGTTTGCCCGTAGAAGCAAGCATGGTATAAAGGGTCTGATCGTGGTTTTTTAAGTAGATTCGCTGTTTTTTGATTGAAACCTGAATGTTGATGTCATCGTATTTAGCCAGTTTGGGATACGGCCGTGACAGGGAGGGCTTGTGCCAGTCAACGGTCTCCGGGACTGGCGTGGTTACCTTAGTTGCTGAATGACTAACTTTAGTGATTGGCCGATTACTGGCAATAGCCTGGTGGTGCCGGGCAAATAGGTGTCCGAATCCGGTAAAAATAGTTAAGCTAATTGCGCCAATCGTGACCCAGATGAGCTGATGAACACTGATTTTCAAAATACCATCCCTTACAAAAATGATTTTAGTGATTTTAGTTTACTCAGTTAGCGAACGTTTGTTTATCAAAATTGTGTAAACTTTGCATATCATTTTCGTAAAATTTCCCAAAATGAGTTGTGATAGCCATTATTGCTGGTGCCACGGGTAATTCGGAAATCGGCAAATTAAAGTTATTTGCAGTAAATCAGTTGTTAATTAGACAATTTTTCCAGCTAATTAAAAAATCGCCATTAAGCAGCGTACTTAACGGCGATTTGAATTTTTATTTATTGTAAACTAGCGACCTTAGCTACGATTTTAGCAGGCGTTTCCCATTCAGAACGTTCAAATTCGGAAACGGGCACTTCAATACCAAGCTGATTTTGAAGTTCTAGTAACAGTTGTACGGAACCCATGGAATCTAAGATACCTTC
This Lactiplantibacillus plantarum DNA region includes the following protein-coding sequences:
- a CDS encoding L,D-transpeptidase, whose amino-acid sequence is MKISVHQLIWVTIGAISLTIFTGFGHLFARHHQAIASNRPITKVSHSATKVTTPVPETVDWHKPSLSRPYPKLAKYDDINIQVSIKKQRIYLKNHDQTLYTMLASTGKHGSDTPKGHFEIQAERGQHFFNTQSGEGANYWVSFKDHGIYLFHSVPVDANDQYIVKEAQQLGKVANSHGCIRLTIADAKWLYENISTHTPVVVS
- the dltC gene encoding D-alanine--poly(phosphoribitol) ligase subunit DltC, yielding MIMDDVKATVLSILQDLTGEDVSNNMDANLFDEGILDSMGSVQLLLELQNQLGIEVPVSEFERSEWETPAKIVAKVASLQ